In Streptomyces sp. 1222.5, a single window of DNA contains:
- a CDS encoding ScbR family autoregulator-binding transcription factor yields the protein MGEPKQERAVRTRDAILTAAAEIFDEFGYSGASISKIMSRANVTQGGMYFHFKSKRELAHAVLTSQQEFVAHPSEGFGLQGLVDLTFFTAHQLVSNVLFRASVRLAVEQGEFGPRDDTAYQEWVEQLYVHLRAAREQGELLPEVDEREFANVLVGAYTGTQVFSNIASGYVDLPERLVSMWRYFLPAIATPQGRARVKLPADVARLAA from the coding sequence ATGGGCGAGCCGAAGCAAGAGAGGGCAGTAAGGACGCGAGACGCGATCCTGACTGCGGCCGCCGAGATCTTCGACGAGTTCGGATACAGCGGCGCGAGCATCAGCAAGATCATGAGTCGCGCCAACGTCACGCAGGGCGGGATGTACTTCCACTTCAAGTCGAAGCGGGAGCTGGCGCATGCCGTCCTGACGAGCCAGCAGGAGTTCGTCGCACATCCATCCGAAGGGTTCGGCCTGCAGGGGCTTGTGGACCTGACGTTCTTCACCGCCCATCAGTTGGTCAGCAACGTGCTGTTCCGGGCCAGCGTCCGACTCGCCGTCGAGCAGGGTGAGTTCGGGCCGCGCGACGACACGGCCTACCAGGAGTGGGTAGAGCAGCTGTACGTCCACCTGCGTGCCGCGCGCGAGCAGGGCGAACTGCTTCCCGAGGTCGATGAACGGGAGTTCGCCAACGTGCTGGTGGGCGCCTACACCGGTACGCAGGTCTTCTCCAACATCGCCAGCGGGTACGTGGACCTTCCCGAACGCCTGGTCTCCATGTGGAGGTACTTCCTGCCGGCCATCGCCACCCCGCAGG
- a CDS encoding ScbA/BarX family gamma-butyrolactone biosynthesis protein — translation MLITTERPTAVRQPVLTTTVAREYVHRAALSEVFLTGWSKGGPDSFTVTAQWPRSHSFYSSEHGLYDPLLLSETVRQTGLLLMHVGYHMPFGHQISWSRLQYAINPQALRIEPTPAEIELHVTCSDIKYQGKMPRTMVMHLEAVRAGSLLAMASIRFNSHSPAVYQRLRAGRNTQEIFAAVPEPIEPVSRAAVGRLRLQDIVLSPTEDSGRWQLRVDTSHPVLFDHPVDHVPGMLLLEAVRQAGHAMDPAQAGAALPVSLDVSFNRYVEFDEPCWIEAEQIPTTSSSSGTRRTLRVNARQKGSFAFHATAELADAASL, via the coding sequence ATGCTCATCACCACGGAACGACCCACTGCGGTGAGACAGCCCGTGCTGACCACGACGGTTGCCCGGGAGTACGTGCATCGCGCGGCACTGTCTGAGGTGTTCCTGACCGGCTGGAGCAAGGGGGGGCCCGACAGCTTCACGGTTACCGCGCAGTGGCCGCGCAGCCACAGCTTCTACAGCTCCGAGCACGGCCTGTACGACCCGCTGCTGCTGAGCGAGACGGTGCGGCAGACGGGTCTGCTGCTCATGCACGTCGGCTACCACATGCCGTTCGGACACCAGATCAGCTGGTCGCGGCTCCAGTACGCGATCAACCCGCAGGCACTGCGCATCGAACCCACGCCCGCCGAGATCGAACTCCATGTGACCTGCTCGGACATCAAGTACCAGGGCAAGATGCCGCGAACCATGGTCATGCACCTGGAGGCCGTTCGCGCCGGCTCCCTGCTGGCCATGGCCAGCATCCGGTTCAACAGCCACTCCCCCGCGGTCTACCAGCGCCTGCGGGCGGGCCGGAACACCCAGGAGATCTTCGCGGCCGTTCCGGAGCCGATCGAGCCGGTCTCGCGGGCCGCCGTCGGCCGCCTGCGCCTGCAGGACATCGTCCTGTCGCCGACCGAGGACAGCGGTCGCTGGCAACTGCGCGTCGACACAAGCCATCCCGTGCTGTTCGACCACCCCGTCGACCACGTGCCGGGCATGCTCCTGCTGGAGGCCGTCCGGCAGGCGGGCCACGCCATGGACCCCGCGCAGGCGGGGGCGGCCCTGCCGGTGTCGCTGGACGTCTCGTTCAACCGCTACGTCGAGTTCGACGAGCCGTGCTGGATCGAGGCGGAGCAGATACCCACGACGTCCTCTTCATCCGGCACCCGACGCACTCTGCGCGTCAATGCCAGACAGAAAGGTTCCTTCGCCTTCCATGCGACGGCGGAACTCGCGGACGCCGCCTCGCTCTGA
- a CDS encoding DUF6008 family protein, whose product MGSTVSSLDTLGAVLFIGWAVAMWAAVVVLALGNRGQVRPWLYKTAVALIGLGVIGQIGHFQEHVAQVGYWVAHPYSPAWMTPWANGLSRGMGQVDSSKPMLGMEILHLTGNFIFLAGLVGIAQITRRAAGELKSRKWAKMGVWMQTIHGLEHVALTLSVALGASRAIGLSTWFGLIEPGPALVTYRVWWHFVANLIGTAILAIAVYHLWKERRAVKAGYGAPVAEVSEADVTAAVVDSADVGSEQSPEAEPTLAGRS is encoded by the coding sequence ATGGGAAGTACCGTTTCTTCTCTGGACACCCTGGGCGCCGTCCTCTTCATCGGGTGGGCCGTCGCGATGTGGGCGGCAGTCGTCGTACTCGCCCTCGGGAACCGGGGCCAGGTCCGGCCGTGGCTGTACAAGACGGCGGTCGCCCTCATCGGGCTCGGTGTGATCGGGCAGATAGGTCACTTCCAGGAGCACGTCGCTCAGGTCGGCTACTGGGTGGCGCACCCGTACTCCCCGGCCTGGATGACTCCCTGGGCGAACGGTCTGTCGCGCGGCATGGGGCAGGTCGACTCGAGCAAGCCCATGCTCGGCATGGAGATCCTCCACCTGACCGGCAACTTCATCTTCCTTGCGGGCCTCGTCGGCATCGCGCAGATCACCCGCCGGGCCGCCGGAGAGCTCAAGTCCCGCAAGTGGGCCAAGATGGGCGTGTGGATGCAGACCATCCACGGCCTGGAGCACGTGGCGCTGACCCTCTCCGTCGCACTCGGCGCCAGCCGTGCCATCGGGCTGTCCACCTGGTTCGGGCTGATCGAACCGGGCCCGGCCCTCGTGACATACCGGGTGTGGTGGCACTTCGTCGCCAACCTGATCGGCACGGCCATCCTCGCCATCGCGGTCTACCACCTGTGGAAGGAACGGCGCGCGGTCAAGGCCGGATACGGGGCCCCCGTGGCCGAGGTGTCCGAAGCGGACGTGACGGCGGCCGTCGTTGACTCGGCGGACGTCGGATCCGAGCAGAGCCCCGAGGCCGAGCCCACCCTGGCCGGGCGTTCCTGA
- a CDS encoding ParB/RepB/Spo0J family partition protein, which yields MSKADQLGAGRFGGGVRPVSARRQAVAAATGVPTDGVAPPGELPPHRISLNPDNPRSSLGDLTDLAGSLKTHGQKQAITVMNRDAYIKVNPERETDLEADTTYVVIDGSSRLAAAREAQLPTIKVMVSDDQGSNSEELLESALVANIHRQDLNELDEARALERLLTIHGSQTALAKRLHRSQGWVSQRLALLKLTPELQSRIGVEPIDLLRAVAGKPVDEQEAALRRLKDERARKEEDRREPPRAQPAPSEEAPGYYGVIEGSASRDSASNDQGAAAKDTGHGVPEHEGYYGVIEEGPSAKPPAPGPATAPMLVHREDAEGEDYYDVIGDGPAEAIDPSAPTAAEESPKQAVPEPRADSSPTSSTDDVTASSDRARKVPYDEPGSLAMLLDTKIESDEVFFSLLEFLNTKAIDRDPARFEELARSAAKQAAARVG from the coding sequence ATGAGCAAGGCCGACCAGCTCGGCGCCGGCCGTTTCGGCGGGGGAGTACGTCCGGTCAGCGCGCGCCGCCAGGCCGTCGCGGCCGCCACCGGTGTGCCCACCGACGGCGTCGCCCCGCCCGGCGAGCTCCCGCCGCACCGCATCAGCCTGAACCCGGACAACCCCCGGTCGAGCCTCGGTGACCTCACCGACCTGGCGGGCAGCCTGAAGACCCACGGCCAGAAGCAGGCGATCACGGTCATGAACCGAGACGCCTACATCAAGGTCAACCCCGAGCGCGAAACCGACCTCGAAGCCGACACCACCTATGTCGTCATCGACGGCAGCAGCCGGCTCGCCGCCGCCCGTGAGGCGCAGCTTCCGACCATCAAGGTGATGGTCAGTGACGATCAGGGCAGCAACTCCGAGGAGCTGCTCGAATCCGCGCTGGTCGCCAACATCCACCGGCAGGATCTGAACGAGCTGGACGAGGCCCGTGCTCTGGAGCGGCTGCTGACCATCCACGGCAGCCAGACGGCTCTGGCCAAGCGGCTCCACCGGTCCCAGGGTTGGGTGTCGCAGCGGCTCGCCCTGCTCAAGCTCACGCCGGAACTCCAGAGCCGGATCGGGGTGGAGCCCATCGACCTGCTGCGTGCGGTCGCCGGCAAGCCGGTCGATGAGCAGGAGGCGGCACTTCGGCGACTGAAGGACGAGCGGGCTCGCAAGGAGGAGGACCGGCGCGAGCCCCCGCGCGCACAGCCGGCGCCGAGCGAGGAGGCCCCCGGCTATTACGGCGTAATAGAGGGGAGTGCGTCGAGGGACTCGGCCTCGAACGACCAGGGCGCCGCTGCGAAGGACACGGGCCACGGCGTCCCCGAGCACGAGGGCTATTACGGCGTAATAGAGGAGGGCCCCTCGGCCAAGCCGCCCGCGCCTGGCCCGGCGACCGCCCCGATGCTGGTGCACCGGGAAGACGCGGAGGGCGAGGACTATTACGACGTAATAGGAGACGGACCAGCCGAGGCGATCGACCCCTCCGCGCCGACCGCAGCAGAGGAGTCGCCGAAGCAGGCCGTTCCGGAACCGCGCGCGGACTCATCGCCGACGAGTTCGACCGACGACGTCACCGCCTCCAGCGACCGTGCGCGCAAGGTGCCCTACGACGAACCCGGATCGCTCGCCATGCTCCTGGACACGAAGATCGAGTCCGACGAGGTCTTCTTCAGCCTCCTGGAGTTCCTGAACACCAAGGCGATCGACCGGGATCCCGCACGGTTCGAAGAGCTCGCGCGCTCCGCCGCCAAGCAGGCCGCTGCTCGGGTCGGCTGA
- a CDS encoding ParA family protein, whose translation MSSPATSSDREKVVSKLPGWLRQNLKVRAAQHGIEIQAAVEQGIRDWCALASTPPSVDTSGADSFATFLPPGQWEEFRLLATDRRVSLIQGLAQSVQLWLDSNPAPDVERPEVTRRIIVCNQKGGVGKTAITAGLGEALSEDANSLHSVRVAKALAQALRASDADAGDEPPATDPLDIENLPGLGLRVLLVDFDPQCHLTNQLGGAPLPMNGDSLTNHMAGDPKGDLRDLIVSIDEETFGGRLHLLPACNDAFLLDVRLSAVRAREAALERALSPLEADYDVILVDCPPSLGLSMDAAAYYGRRRDGEKPGQSGALIVVQAEDSSADAYELLTTQIDDLRGDLQIDIDYLGIVVNLYDSRRGFIATSSLQGWIDIKDPRVVGLIGDLKEQKEAVRMKRPLLSYAPKSQQAIGMRALAREIA comes from the coding sequence ATGAGTTCGCCAGCCACCTCCAGCGACCGCGAGAAGGTCGTCTCCAAACTGCCGGGATGGCTCCGGCAGAACCTCAAGGTTCGAGCCGCCCAACACGGCATCGAGATCCAGGCAGCCGTCGAGCAGGGCATCCGAGACTGGTGCGCCCTCGCCTCCACTCCCCCGTCCGTCGACACCTCGGGCGCCGACTCCTTCGCCACTTTCCTGCCGCCAGGCCAGTGGGAAGAGTTCCGGCTGCTCGCCACGGACCGCCGGGTCTCCCTCATCCAGGGACTGGCCCAGTCCGTCCAGTTGTGGCTCGACTCCAACCCCGCGCCGGATGTCGAGCGTCCCGAGGTCACCCGTCGCATCATCGTCTGCAACCAGAAGGGCGGCGTCGGCAAGACCGCGATCACCGCCGGTCTCGGCGAGGCGCTCTCCGAGGACGCCAACAGCCTGCACTCGGTTCGGGTGGCCAAGGCTCTCGCGCAGGCTCTGCGGGCGAGCGACGCCGACGCAGGTGACGAACCTCCCGCCACCGACCCGCTGGACATCGAGAACCTGCCGGGCCTCGGGCTGCGCGTGCTGCTCGTCGACTTCGACCCGCAGTGCCACCTCACCAACCAGCTCGGCGGGGCTCCCCTTCCCATGAACGGGGACAGCCTCACCAACCACATGGCCGGCGACCCCAAGGGCGACCTCCGCGACCTGATCGTCTCCATCGACGAGGAGACCTTCGGAGGCCGGCTTCACCTCCTTCCAGCCTGCAACGACGCCTTCCTGCTCGACGTCCGGCTGTCCGCCGTACGCGCCAGGGAAGCGGCACTGGAGCGCGCCCTCTCCCCGCTGGAAGCCGACTACGACGTGATCCTCGTCGACTGCCCGCCGAGCCTCGGCCTGAGCATGGACGCCGCCGCGTACTACGGCCGCCGCCGCGACGGAGAGAAGCCGGGACAGTCCGGGGCACTCATCGTCGTCCAGGCCGAGGACAGTTCCGCCGACGCCTACGAGCTGCTCACCACACAGATCGACGACCTGCGCGGCGACCTCCAGATCGACATCGACTACCTCGGCATCGTCGTCAACCTCTACGACTCCCGCCGCGGCTTCATCGCCACCTCCTCGCTCCAAGGGTGGATCGACATAAAGGACCCGCGGGTCGTCGGGCTGATCGGCGACCTCAAGGAACAGAAGGAAGCCGTCCGGATGAAGCGGCCTCTGCTGTCCTACGCCCCCAAGTCCCAGCAGGCGATCGGCATGCGCGCACTGGCCCGGGAGATCGCATGA
- a CDS encoding helix-turn-helix transcriptional regulator — protein MPTENELFSAVDALLEQVTREDLPPVAERKRLREAAGLTQTQVGAALGTRRETVASWESGRNEPRPPQRAAYARLLEKLADRFPVPEAPSAPTAPQPVTERPAAAPETPAPAPGPVTPPRTSPTRRPKQHAALPAPAAPTAGGAYPHGPLLVLDAGPDRHITGYGTGGLILDVPAKSLPALVEWTLKEGQLGAERLNASGKDADPLLVLTPAACERYGLPVQLSEEDRLAGRLPDTHKVLKQLDRAEWRLTKRGFGPWARIYRPAQGGRRQCVQLCIPSWHALDDRAWGHAAQLPPAELARVLGTFARRVMTPVGSTAVTGLELMTALNPPIRAGEPDADGRRRSQHRPGSLGRAPMDPAPCEAPDGHPVLKDLPRFHVRGPAEKLFEEAYDWARELTDDECMKRHLVGIDVNLAFGAAANGAVVGLATPPEHVTNPAFDPMLPGAWLVDLSGVDLSQVLIGRQRHRLHGHLLPSPFTPTGERPAGPAWYATPTVAYAMELGYEVAPLEAWVRRESGRFLDGWYKRLRDAYVHTMAELGVAEKLPPAEFLTAMDGYKSRDRELGIVVDAVKMTVKGGIGKLREKARGGGWKPGQAWPALSRPTWRPDIRAVVISRARISMHRKMLHLAAATGRYPVAVLSDCAVYAADGPGPLDVLPYNADGKTVPGSFRLGVSPGMVKHEGTQSVLWGAEVQEQLNADGKIANLARYIKTGEITAKDSGE, from the coding sequence ATGCCCACCGAGAACGAGCTGTTCAGCGCCGTCGACGCACTGCTGGAGCAGGTCACCCGGGAAGACCTGCCGCCGGTCGCGGAGCGCAAACGCCTACGTGAGGCGGCCGGCCTCACCCAGACCCAGGTCGGGGCCGCCCTCGGCACGCGCCGCGAGACCGTCGCGAGCTGGGAGTCGGGCAGGAACGAACCCCGCCCCCCGCAGCGCGCCGCCTACGCCCGCCTGCTGGAAAAGCTGGCTGACCGCTTCCCGGTCCCGGAAGCGCCCTCCGCCCCCACCGCGCCGCAGCCGGTGACGGAGCGCCCGGCTGCGGCACCCGAGACGCCGGCACCCGCACCCGGCCCGGTTACACCCCCCAGGACATCACCGACCCGACGCCCGAAACAGCACGCCGCCCTCCCCGCACCCGCCGCCCCGACGGCCGGCGGCGCCTACCCGCACGGCCCGCTCCTCGTCCTCGACGCCGGCCCGGACCGTCACATCACCGGCTACGGCACCGGCGGCCTGATCCTGGACGTACCGGCCAAGTCTCTCCCCGCGCTGGTGGAGTGGACACTGAAAGAAGGTCAGCTCGGCGCGGAGAGGCTGAACGCGTCCGGAAAGGACGCCGACCCGCTGCTCGTGCTCACTCCGGCCGCGTGCGAGCGGTACGGCCTGCCGGTCCAGCTCTCCGAAGAGGACCGGCTCGCCGGCCGCCTCCCGGACACCCACAAGGTCCTCAAGCAGCTCGACCGCGCCGAGTGGCGGCTCACCAAGCGCGGATTCGGGCCCTGGGCCAGGATCTACCGCCCGGCGCAGGGCGGCCGGCGGCAGTGCGTGCAGCTGTGCATCCCGTCCTGGCACGCCCTCGACGACCGGGCCTGGGGTCACGCCGCACAGCTGCCACCTGCGGAACTCGCCCGGGTCCTGGGGACGTTCGCGCGGCGGGTGATGACTCCGGTCGGCTCCACCGCCGTGACGGGCCTAGAGCTCATGACGGCCCTCAACCCGCCGATCCGCGCCGGCGAGCCGGACGCCGACGGCCGGCGCCGCTCCCAGCACCGGCCCGGCTCACTCGGCAGGGCACCGATGGACCCGGCTCCCTGCGAGGCGCCCGACGGCCACCCCGTCCTCAAGGACCTGCCCCGCTTCCACGTACGCGGCCCCGCCGAGAAGCTCTTCGAGGAGGCGTACGACTGGGCCCGCGAACTCACCGATGACGAGTGCATGAAGCGTCACCTGGTCGGCATCGACGTCAACCTCGCCTTCGGCGCGGCCGCCAACGGCGCCGTCGTCGGCCTCGCGACACCCCCCGAGCACGTCACCAACCCTGCCTTCGACCCGATGCTGCCCGGGGCATGGCTGGTCGACCTCTCCGGCGTCGACCTCTCCCAGGTCCTGATCGGCCGGCAGCGACACCGGCTCCACGGCCACCTGCTGCCCAGCCCGTTCACTCCGACCGGCGAACGTCCGGCGGGTCCGGCCTGGTACGCCACCCCGACCGTGGCGTACGCGATGGAACTGGGCTACGAGGTGGCCCCCTTGGAGGCGTGGGTGCGCCGCGAGAGCGGCCGGTTCCTGGATGGCTGGTACAAGCGGCTGCGCGACGCCTACGTCCACACCATGGCCGAGCTGGGTGTCGCCGAGAAGCTGCCCCCGGCCGAGTTCCTGACCGCGATGGACGGCTACAAGAGCCGTGACCGTGAGCTGGGCATCGTCGTGGACGCGGTGAAGATGACCGTCAAGGGCGGCATCGGCAAGCTGCGGGAAAAGGCCCGCGGCGGAGGCTGGAAGCCAGGGCAGGCCTGGCCAGCTCTGTCCCGGCCGACGTGGCGGCCCGACATCCGCGCGGTCGTGATCTCCCGGGCCCGGATCAGCATGCATCGCAAGATGCTGCACCTGGCCGCGGCCACCGGCCGGTACCCGGTCGCGGTTCTGTCGGACTGCGCCGTGTACGCCGCCGACGGGCCCGGCCCGCTGGACGTCCTGCCCTACAACGCCGACGGCAAGACCGTGCCCGGCTCCTTCCGGCTCGGCGTCTCCCCAGGGATGGTCAAGCACGAGGGCACCCAAAGCGTGCTGTGGGGCGCCGAGGTACAGGAGCAGCTCAACGCCGACGGCAAGATCGCCAACCTCGCCCGCTACATCAAGACCGGCGAGATCACCGCCAAGGACAGCGGAGAGTAG
- a CDS encoding DNA-binding protein, which yields MADVGEELEKAVEGAFTRPVPKSAGAQMRYLVKQFKGSTKQVALLLGITQRTVERYVKDQIKRPRPDLAARMEREVRRRWQPQIRARAKKAASTTDGIMIDTRARFGFTAAPGTTDDARLRHLTLALPPEHAARLFDAQEAGATEQQLQQIAAEALGEVYFRDSGRRAHGLEVEFTDLEHVEFEL from the coding sequence ATGGCAGACGTCGGGGAAGAGCTCGAGAAGGCGGTGGAGGGCGCGTTCACACGCCCCGTTCCCAAGTCCGCCGGAGCCCAGATGCGCTATCTCGTCAAGCAGTTCAAGGGCAGCACCAAGCAGGTCGCCCTGCTGCTCGGCATCACCCAGCGGACCGTCGAGCGGTACGTGAAGGACCAGATCAAGAGACCCCGGCCCGACCTCGCCGCCCGTATGGAGCGTGAAGTGCGTCGCCGCTGGCAGCCCCAGATCCGCGCCAGGGCCAAGAAGGCCGCGTCCACCACCGACGGCATCATGATCGACACGCGCGCCCGCTTCGGCTTCACCGCAGCCCCCGGAACCACCGACGACGCCCGCCTGCGCCATCTCACCCTGGCCCTGCCACCTGAGCACGCCGCCCGGCTCTTCGACGCCCAGGAAGCCGGCGCCACCGAGCAGCAGCTCCAGCAGATCGCGGCCGAGGCCCTGGGAGAGGTCTATTTCCGCGACAGCGGCCGCCGCGCCCACGGCCTGGAGGTCGAGTTCACGGACCTCGAACACGTGGAGTTCGAGCTCTGA
- a CDS encoding MarR family transcriptional regulator, whose translation MGAVRRLVDADTGEPVPYAPYAFSGRHTQVDKARVEAITESKAFTPSQKFLVLWWIGVSPEGMEPLRATGADIGKRVGMSTDAVGKINRKLAKHRILIVRGRIGNYNFYRISPYIAFHGTGLEQREAVKTCNPPNIPGFDDNVPARWEAQ comes from the coding sequence TTGGGAGCAGTACGCAGACTGGTCGACGCCGACACGGGCGAGCCGGTCCCCTATGCGCCGTACGCCTTTTCCGGCCGGCACACACAGGTCGACAAGGCACGTGTCGAGGCCATCACCGAATCCAAGGCGTTCACGCCCAGTCAGAAGTTCCTCGTCCTCTGGTGGATCGGCGTGTCACCCGAAGGCATGGAGCCGCTGAGGGCCACTGGAGCGGACATCGGCAAGCGCGTGGGGATGTCGACCGACGCCGTGGGAAAGATCAACCGAAAGCTCGCGAAGCACCGGATCCTGATCGTTCGCGGACGCATCGGCAACTACAACTTCTACCGGATCAGCCCGTACATCGCGTTTCACGGGACCGGACTTGAACAACGTGAAGCAGTGAAGACGTGCAACCCGCCGAACATCCCCGGCTTCGATGACAACGTCCCTGCTCGGTGGGAGGCCCAGTGA
- a CDS encoding replication initiation protein, RepL2 — MTANQRLVVMLYALHPTDRSGAILETAANLAKLVGMAPPVFSRTRKQVIEAGWLEETERIGHIKYYRLDPKRMGENVVVPLRRAT, encoded by the coding sequence ATGACCGCCAACCAGCGTCTCGTCGTCATGCTCTACGCCCTGCACCCCACCGACCGCTCCGGCGCAATCCTCGAGACCGCGGCCAACCTGGCCAAGCTCGTCGGCATGGCCCCTCCCGTCTTCTCCCGCACCCGCAAGCAGGTCATCGAAGCCGGCTGGCTGGAGGAGACCGAGCGCATCGGCCACATCAAGTACTACCGCCTCGACCCCAAGCGCATGGGGGAGAACGTGGTCGTACCCCTGCGCCGCGCGACATGA
- a CDS encoding NucA/NucB deoxyribonuclease domain-containing protein, whose product MPDGVMFPFTRHGRTAALRTSRGLTAAAIGIASLTALLTGTGAQAAGHPASQQERIVWIRSSKPIELPLGTDYRTDLARQRSAAKVETLPDTETPQAPSPSSEADEQQIAQESGETYVAEPGDAAAGQRLRAASALTKEQCRAMADAHDDAGKIINHFSFCRWGYNTAVKLNGQGGVEGMVRFRETEIGTGSDNMRDATVEIHTDQVVASGKFNDSALMSFQVTQAGWPSASSCKVADISSNPFTTTVGDWRDEYIAYGLVSAKGSGTGPDDIATCVYNHHWKVTGGGATTPWSDGPSNGMRFDSSKSLGSNFYDAGVIFDRVTPSFFYDRAQNDTEGVAKHIYDALNKPQTTYPTKAGKVIPGDIWNGNWRPLHRNWTRYDADAAETTRKNRNAKDAACRGLSRPDDSHQCDEFPFASTKEGAGLGDNNFSVRYVPGKENEQAGRELGNWYGSDRILHNNAYGIYVK is encoded by the coding sequence ATGCCTGATGGGGTGATGTTCCCGTTCACAAGACATGGGAGGACAGCCGCCTTGCGTACCAGCAGAGGCTTAACCGCCGCAGCCATAGGCATCGCCAGCCTCACCGCGTTACTCACCGGAACCGGCGCCCAGGCCGCCGGCCATCCGGCCAGCCAGCAGGAGCGGATCGTCTGGATCCGGTCCAGCAAGCCGATCGAACTGCCGCTCGGCACCGACTACAGGACGGACCTTGCCAGGCAACGCTCCGCCGCCAAGGTGGAAACGCTGCCCGACACAGAGACACCGCAGGCGCCGTCCCCGTCCAGCGAAGCCGACGAGCAGCAGATCGCCCAGGAGAGCGGCGAGACCTACGTTGCCGAGCCCGGCGACGCTGCGGCCGGTCAACGGCTGCGCGCCGCCAGCGCCCTGACCAAGGAACAGTGCCGGGCTATGGCGGACGCGCACGACGACGCCGGGAAAATCATCAACCACTTCAGCTTCTGCCGCTGGGGCTACAACACCGCCGTCAAGCTCAACGGGCAGGGCGGGGTCGAAGGCATGGTCCGGTTCCGCGAAACGGAAATCGGTACCGGCTCCGACAACATGCGCGACGCGACCGTCGAGATCCACACGGACCAGGTCGTGGCTTCCGGTAAGTTCAACGACTCCGCGCTGATGAGCTTCCAAGTCACCCAGGCGGGCTGGCCCTCCGCCAGTTCCTGCAAGGTGGCCGACATCTCCTCGAACCCGTTCACCACGACCGTCGGTGACTGGCGGGACGAGTACATCGCCTACGGCCTGGTGTCGGCCAAGGGCAGCGGCACCGGTCCGGACGACATCGCGACCTGCGTGTACAACCACCACTGGAAGGTCACCGGCGGCGGTGCCACGACGCCGTGGAGCGACGGTCCCTCCAACGGCATGCGCTTCGACTCCTCGAAGTCCCTCGGCAGCAACTTCTACGACGCGGGAGTGATCTTCGATCGTGTCACTCCGTCGTTCTTCTACGACCGGGCCCAGAACGACACCGAGGGCGTCGCGAAGCACATCTACGACGCGCTTAACAAGCCGCAGACGACCTATCCCACCAAGGCGGGCAAGGTCATTCCGGGCGACATCTGGAACGGCAACTGGCGCCCCCTGCACCGCAACTGGACCAGATACGACGCTGACGCAGCAGAGACGACGCGGAAGAACCGCAACGCCAAGGACGCCGCGTGCCGGGGCCTGAGCCGCCCCGACGACAGCCACCAGTGCGACGAGTTCCCCTTCGCATCCACCAAGGAAGGCGCCGGCCTGGGCGACAACAACTTCTCCGTCCGCTACGTGCCGGGCAAGGAGAACGAACAGGCGGGCCGCGAGCTCGGCAACTGGTACGGCAGTGACCGGATCCTGCACAACAACGCGTACGGAATCTATGTGAAGTAA
- a CDS encoding DUF4913 domain-containing protein, producing MPGYLAEPSSDARWCHLWLEYPVAVARLHAAWLAWQELTDPATCGYTGPTSTPACESCAPPAVPAPEAPSANTKVIHRMPGLAPSAWRTADG from the coding sequence GTGCCCGGCTACCTTGCCGAGCCCAGCAGTGACGCGCGCTGGTGTCACCTGTGGCTTGAGTACCCCGTGGCCGTCGCCCGCCTGCATGCTGCATGGCTGGCCTGGCAAGAGCTGACCGACCCCGCGACCTGTGGATACACCGGCCCCACCTCGACCCCTGCATGCGAGAGCTGCGCGCCTCCGGCGGTCCCTGCGCCGGAGGCACCAAGCGCGAACACGAAGGTCATCCACCGGATGCCGGGCCTCGCGCCCAGCGCTTGGCGCACGGCCGACGGCTGA